The proteins below come from a single Procambarus clarkii isolate CNS0578487 chromosome 54, FALCON_Pclarkii_2.0, whole genome shotgun sequence genomic window:
- the LOC138352791 gene encoding uncharacterized protein, with protein MSAEAFHRFAARRSCPKLMISDNGSNFVAGEACLQEIWNHPEVHSVLKQRQCYWKFIPPRAPWHGGFYERMVGTVKKCLRKTLHRQKINLTELQTLVVEIEARVNNRPLTYKTDDFSQREPLSPSHLIHGGLLSPLISLGDEDPADPSCVKASDLVESYRHLSRVIEKWNEVWTREYLTALREYHYGAASPYNKVQLKPGDLFLVDSDGPRSDWPVGKIVDIHPDRHGVLRIVKVQCRGTTTLKTLEKLVPLELAEHECSTDIPVTQVSENNDSTQPSTRPSRVAAQNCKQKLKQYFNSIQE; from the coding sequence atgagtgcagaagccttTCACAGATTTGCTGCACGAAGATCTTGCCCAAAATTAATGATCTCAGATAATGGATCTAACTTCGTGGCAGGAGAAGCGTGCTTACAAgaaatatggaatcatccagaagtacacTCTGTGCTCAAACAGAGACAATGCTATTggaaatttattcctccaagagCACCATGGCACGGCGGTTTTTACGAAAGAATGGTGGGAACTGTTAAGAAATGCCTAAGAAAAACCTTACACCGGCAGAAAATTAATCTCACCGAGTTACAGACCCTTGTCGTGGAAATTGAAGCACGAGTCAACAACAGACCTCTAACCTACAAAACAGATGATTTCTCCCAAAGAGAACCCCTAAGCCCCTCTCATTTGATTCATGGTGGTCTTCTGAGCCCTCTAATATCTCTAGGAGACGAGGATCCAGCTGACCCTTCGTGTGTCAAAGCAAGTGACTTGGTGGAGAGTTATAGACACCTTTCAAGAGTAATAGAGAAGTGGAATGAGGTCTGGACACGTGAATATTTAACTGCTTTAAGAGAATATCATTATGGAGCTGCAAGCCCATACaataaagttcaacttaaaccaggTGATCTGTTCCTAgtagacagtgatggacccaggtcagattGGCCTGTAGGTAAAATTGTTGACATCCATCCTGACCGCCATGGTGTATTACGAATTGTTAAAGTTCAGTGTCGAGGAACTACTACCTTGAAAACACTAGaaaaattagtacctttagagtTAGCAGAACACGAGTGTTCTACAGATATACCTGTAACCCAAGTTTCAGAGAACAATGATTCTACTCAACCGAGCACAAGACCATCAAGAGTCGCTGCTCAGAACTGCAAACAGAAACTTAAACAATATTTTAATTCTATTCAAGAGTAG